A window of Candidatus Effluviviaceae Genus V sp. genomic DNA:
AACTCCTCGATGAGCACCTCGTGACCGGCCTCGCCGAAACGCGACTCGAGAAGCGCCGCGTCGACGGCCGCCTTCGCCTCCTCGCAGTTCCCGGCCACGGCGACGCCCTTCCCCGCGGCCAGGCCGTCGGCCTTGATGACGACCGGGTATCCCAGATCGTCGGCGCGCGACATCGCCTCGTCGGGCGACGACGTCAGCCAAGCGGCGCCCGTCGGCACGCCGGCCGCGAGCATGAGCTCCTTCGCGAACCACTTGCTTCCCTCGATGCGCGCCCCGGCCGCCTTCGGACCGAAGACGGCAAGCCCCTCGGCGGTGAGACGGTCGGCAAGGCCCATGGTCAGTGGAAGCTCCGGACCGACGACGGTCAGATCGACGCCCTCCTCTGAAGCGAGCTTGACGAGTCCGTCGATGTCGTTCGCCGCGACCGGGACATTGCGCGCGATGCCGGCGGTTCCGGCATTCCCGGGCGCCACGAGCAGCTCATCAACAGAGTCGCTCTGGGCCAGCTTCCACGCCAGCGCGTGTTCACGGCCTCCGCCGCCTACCACGAGTGCCTTCATCGGTCCTCCCATGCTCAGGGGCCGCCCCCGTTCACCGAAGGCGGCCCCTCACGACTCGATTCTCTTCCGAAGCGGCGCCGACCTCTCGTGCCGGCCCCGACCGTCTAGTTTCCGGAACCGCCGCCGACCGGGTCGGTCGGTGGTGAACGGTAGAGCGACTTGATCGATCCCCAGCTCACGTCCTCCACGAGGGTCGTGTAACCGTCGACGCTCAACCAGTACTCGCTTCCGCAGTCGACCGGATACCAGGAGGCGGGCGCAACGAACAGCCAGTAGGTTCCCGGGTCGAGCGCGTACTGCGAGCACCCTGAACCGCATCCCTGGATGACATCGGAATCGATGAAGGTGTACATCCCGTCGCAGTCCCCGCTGATGACGCCATAGAG
This region includes:
- a CDS encoding phosphoribosylamine--glycine ligase (catalyzes the formation of N(1)-(5-phospho-D-ribosyl)glycinamide from 5-phospho-D-ribosylamine and glycine in purine biosynthesis) translates to MGGPMKALVVGGGGREHALAWKLAQSDSVDELLVAPGNAGTAGIARNVPVAANDIDGLVKLASEEGVDLTVVGPELPLTMGLADRLTAEGLAVFGPKAAGARIEGSKWFAKELMLAAGVPTGAAWLTSSPDEAMSRADDLGYPVVIKADGLAAGKGVAVAGNCEEAKAAVDAALLESRFGEAGHEVLIEE